One stretch of Thermococcus sp. 21S9 DNA includes these proteins:
- a CDS encoding TBP-interacting protein, with amino-acid sequence MYSELSPGVKKVYTQVRYLDDYHWRIEGSTIIGTHKKSNVEVFIDVARNKDEADSLAGKDVKGIHIVAIPDKGVFYIKNGSFVLTYRYLKATLADINDHIVWAGFKVVDDNGKLVQEDIYEYLGGALINHIKANVLAGQDYIFWQFYKCEECGKYVDIENLENHLKGHGIKLHEKSEEHYEIFELNFRDGKVYDKFGKEVKLDQFSEEAREFLNEVFSGTHPGG; translated from the coding sequence ATGTACAGCGAACTGAGTCCCGGCGTTAAGAAGGTGTACACGCAAGTCCGCTACCTCGACGATTACCACTGGCGGATAGAGGGAAGCACCATAATCGGAACCCACAAGAAGAGCAACGTTGAAGTCTTCATCGATGTGGCCAGGAACAAGGACGAGGCGGATTCGCTCGCCGGGAAGGACGTTAAGGGAATCCACATCGTGGCCATCCCCGACAAGGGAGTTTTCTACATCAAGAACGGGAGCTTCGTGCTGACCTACCGCTACCTCAAGGCGACTCTCGCCGACATAAACGACCACATAGTCTGGGCAGGCTTTAAGGTCGTTGACGACAACGGCAAGCTCGTTCAGGAGGACATCTACGAGTACCTCGGCGGTGCGCTGATAAACCACATAAAGGCTAACGTTTTAGCGGGCCAGGACTACATCTTCTGGCAGTTCTATAAGTGCGAGGAGTGCGGTAAGTACGTTGACATCGAGAACCTTGAAAACCACCTGAAGGGTCACGGGATAAAGCTCCACGAGAAGAGCGAGGAGCACTACGAGATATTCGAGCTCAACTTCAGGGACGGGAAGGTCTACGACAAGTTCGGCAAGGAGGTCAAGCTTGACCAGTTCAGCGAAGAAGCGAGGGAGTTCCTGAACGAGGTGTTCTCAGGGACGCATCCCGGGGGGTGA
- the uppS gene encoding polyprenyl diphosphate synthase, with translation MIYRLLSHIPHIIFKPAYDLYERYLLEKVKSGNIPRHVAIIMDGNRRWARKLEKPPWYGHFFGSRKLEEILEWCRELGIRTLTVYAFSTENFKRSPEEVNALMNLFEEKFKELVEDERVHRYGIRVNVLGRKEMLPENVRKAAEEAERVTRKYSNYTLNIALAYGGRSEIADAVKEIVSDVLAGKLKPEEIDEDLIKRYLYYPNMPDPDIVIRTGGEIRISNFLLYQIAYSELFFVDVYFPEFRKIDFLRIIREFQKRQRRFGR, from the coding sequence ATGATTTACAGGCTCCTCTCCCACATCCCCCATATTATTTTCAAGCCCGCCTACGACCTCTACGAGCGCTATCTCCTGGAGAAGGTTAAATCGGGGAACATTCCAAGGCACGTGGCAATCATAATGGACGGGAACCGGCGGTGGGCCAGGAAGCTTGAAAAGCCCCCCTGGTACGGCCACTTCTTCGGCTCGCGAAAGCTTGAAGAAATCCTCGAGTGGTGCCGGGAGCTCGGGATAAGAACCCTTACCGTCTACGCCTTCTCGACCGAGAACTTCAAGCGCTCCCCCGAGGAGGTAAACGCTCTCATGAACCTCTTCGAGGAGAAGTTCAAGGAACTCGTTGAGGACGAGAGGGTTCACAGGTACGGCATAAGGGTGAACGTTCTGGGCCGAAAGGAGATGCTCCCGGAGAACGTCAGGAAGGCGGCGGAGGAAGCCGAGAGGGTTACCAGAAAGTACAGCAACTACACCCTCAACATCGCCCTGGCCTACGGCGGAAGGAGCGAGATTGCAGATGCGGTGAAGGAGATAGTGAGCGACGTTTTGGCTGGAAAACTCAAACCGGAAGAGATAGACGAGGACCTGATAAAGCGCTACCTCTACTATCCCAACATGCCCGACCCTGACATTGTGATAAGGACAGGCGGAGAGATAAGGATAAGCAACTTCCTCCTCTACCAGATAGCCTACAGCGAGCTGTTCTTCGTGGACGTCTACTTCCCAGAGTTCAGGAAGATTGACTTCCTCAGAATCATCCGCGAGTTCCAGAAGAGGCAGAGGCGCTTTGGGCGGTAG